A single window of Nicotiana sylvestris chromosome 3, ASM39365v2, whole genome shotgun sequence DNA harbors:
- the LOC104214865 gene encoding uncharacterized protein, producing MPPQVVDGQVIVQLDKEEVDRETKKWKGALIVYVLGEWPGYNVMKMYIEVNWNTIPDPDLYMHEDGYYIIKFKIMEDMQEILLVGLYTISNRPIILKQWTTDFDFKKEFPTEIPLWIRFSKLPLNCWGVNSLSRIASSICMPMYADECTAKQLRVSYARMLIEVDVTKPLKDEVIVEDSNGRTFLQPINYDWKPKFCETCQVIGHDCKQEWRGHKQYSEAMNEKRKPKKITTHQWVTKEKGKTQQVEGEEAMPEQDLSKQQQETARVMEVGQSSGVIKVNMSVLQEDIHLRL from the coding sequence ATGCCACCACAAGTGGTGGATGGACAAGTTATTGTTCAATTAGATAAGGAAGAGGTTGATAGAGAAACGAAAAAATGGAAAGGGGCTCTAATTGTGTATGTATTGGGAGAGTGGCCAGGATACAATGTAATGAAAATGTATATAGAAGTTAATTGGAACACAATTCCAGATCCAGATCTATATATGCATGAGGATGGGTATTATATTATCAAGTTTAAGATAATGGAGGATATGCAGGAAATTCTGTTAGTTGGTCTATACACAATCAGTAATAGGCCTATTATTCTTAAACAATGGACAACTGATTTCGATTTTAAGAAAGAATTCCCCACTGAAATTCCTTTATGGATTAGATTTTCAAAACTTCCACTGAATTGCTGGGGTGTGAACTCACTAAGTAGAATAGCAAGTTCAATATGCATGCCTATGTATGCTGATGAGTGTACTGCTAAACAATTGAGAGTATCCTATGCCAGGATGCTAATAGAGGTGGATGTGACAAAACCTCTGAAGGATGAAGTAATTGTTGAAGATTCAAATGGAAGGACCTTCCTGCAGCCAATTAATTATGATTGGAAACCTAAATTCTGTGAAACATGCCAGGTCATTGGGCATGACTGCAAGCAAGAATGGAGAGGACATAAGCAATATAGTGAAGCTATGAATGAAAAGAGAAAGCCTAAGAAGATAACAACACATCAATGGGTGACTAAAGAGAAAGGAAAGACACAACAAGTAGAAGGAGAAGAAGCTATGCCAGAACAAGATCTAAGCAAACAACAACAGGAGACTGCAAGGGTAATGGAAGTAGGGCAAAGTTCAGGGGTGATCAAGGTGAATATGTCAGTATTGCAAGAAGATATTCACCTAAGGTTATGA
- the LOC104214863 gene encoding ERAD-associated E3 ubiquitin-protein ligase HRD1B-like, with protein sequence MMRLQTYAGLSIIATLAVIYHAFSSRGQFYPAMVYLSTSKISLVLLLNMGLVLMCILWQLTKKIFLGSLREAEVERLNEQSWRELMEILFAITIFRQDFSVMFLAMVTALLLIKGLHWLAQKRVEYIETTPTVTTLSHVRIVSFLGFLLLIDSLFLYDSVSYLIQTRQASVSLFFAFEYMILATTTVSTFVKYVLYISDMLMEGQWEKKPVYTFYLELIRDLLHLSLYLCFFMVIFMNYGVPLHLIRELYETFRNFKIRVADYIRYRKITSNMNDRFPDATPEELDVSDATCIICREEMTTAKKLICGHLFHVHCLRSWLERQHTCPTCRALVVPAENGTNVVGSRPDAQQGPGSSGASTSQSSQANTVANNNVSQHQARLQAAAAAAAVYQKSFVYPSVPNLAWSPGYAPVPPSYSPTVASNEQSPQHQLANMPFAQYPQCGFLPFQYPGANNLSVPNAQLEAHKILLQQQIEVLQNQLKLLENPNTQKSADALGISDSKGKTILSENSQGQTEGAEM encoded by the exons ATGATGAGGTTACAAACTTATGCGGGGCTTAGCATAATAGCTACACTGGCCGTTATTTATCATGCCTTTAGTAGCAGAGGCCAATTTTACCCAGCAATGGTTTATTTATCAACATCCAAGATCAGTCTGGTGCTTCTTCTTAACATGGGTCTTGTCCTCATGTGCATTTTGTGGCAGCTGACTAAGAAAATCTTCCTTGGTTCCCTTCGAGAGGCTGAGGTGGAGAGGCTGAATGAGCAGTCTTGGAGGGAACTAATGGAAATACTTTTTGCCATCACAATTTTCCGGCAAGACTTTTCCGTTATGTTTCTTGCAATGGTAACTGCGCTCTTGCTTATCAAGGGCTTGCACTGGTTGGCTCAAAAGAGGGTCGAGTATATTGAAACAACTCCAACTGTTACTACGTTGTCCCACGTTCGCATAGTCTCCTTCTTGGGCTTTCTCCTCCTCATAGACAGTCTCTTCTTGTACGACTCTGTCAGCTATTTGATACAGACAAGACAGGCATCTGTTTCTCTATTCTTTGCATTCGA GTATATGATACTTGCGACAACAACTGTCTCAACTTTTGTAAAATATGTCCTCTACATAAGCGACATGCTTATGGAAGGACAATGGGAGAAGAAGCCTGTCTATACTTTCTACTTAGAACTTATCCGAGACTTGCTCCACTTGTCTCTGTACTTGTGCTTCTTCATGGTGATTTTCAT GAACTATGGCGTTCCCCTGCATTTGATTCGGGAGCTTTATGAGACATTCCGCAATTTCAAGATTCGAGTTGCCGATTACATACGCTATCGGAAGATCACTTCAAATATGAATGACCGTTTTCCAGATGCTACACCAGAAGAGCTCGATGT AAGTGATGCTACCTGCATCATATGTCGTGAGGAGATGACCACTGCTAAGAAACTTATTTGTGGGCATCTGTTTCATGTGCATTGCCTCCGTTCATGGCTAGAGCGTCAACACACCTGTCCTACTTGCAGAGCCCTTGTTGTGCCAGCTGAAAATGGGACGAATGTGGTAGGATCGCGACCAGATGCTCAACAAG GCCCCGGATCAAGTGGTGCAAGCACATCTCAGAGCTCGCAAGCAAATACTGTGGCAAATAATAATGTTAGCCAACACCAGGCTAGACTCCAAGCTGCTGCTGCAGCAGCAGCAGTTTATCAGAAGTCCTTTGTTTACCCTTCTGTACCAAATCTAGCGTG GTCTCCTGGATATGCTCCAGTTCCTCCGTCCTATAGTCCAACAGTGGCATCGAATGAACAGTCACCGCAACATCAGTTAGCAAATATGCCCTTTGCTCAATATCCACAATGTGGTTTCCTCCCTTTTCAGTATCCTGGTGCTAACAACCTTAGTGTTCCAAATGCTCAACTTGAAGCCCATAAGATACTTTTACAGCAACAAATTGAG GTTCTGCAAAACCAACTCAAGCTTTTAGAGAACCCAAACACTCAGAAATCAGCAGATGCTTTAGGAATTTCTGATAGTAAGGGAAAAACAATTTTGTCAGAGAACTCTCAAGGACAAACCGAAGGCGCAGAAATGTGA